The Montipora capricornis isolate CH-2021 chromosome 6, ASM3666992v2, whole genome shotgun sequence genome has a window encoding:
- the LOC138052744 gene encoding parkin coregulated gene protein homolog — protein sequence MSTNVMQQTKEYSMPRRPTKEDKDKEKHAFSCHTAIVADPFTTKSRLSNAMVIPAPSAGAFKARPSERTSFKKCYDRGDFPIALEHDTKGNKIAWKVEIERLDYHHYLPLFFEGLSEISHPCEFFARQGVHDMLEHGGNKVLPVIPQLIIPIKKALNMRNRKVICTVLKAIQHLVISGQMIGEALVPYYRQILPILNIFKNKNINSGDGIDYSQQKRENVGDLIQETLEALEKHGGPDAFINIKYMVPTYESCMLN from the exons ATGTCTACGAATGTCATGCAGCAAACGAAGGAATATTCCATGCCACGTCGGCCAACTAAGGAAGATAAAGACAAG GAAAAACATGCATTTTCATGTCATACCGCAATTGTTGCCGATCCGTTTACGACAAAGTCAAGGTTGTCAAATGCTATG GTTATTCCAGCTCCCAGTGCTGGAGCCTTTAAAGCAAGACCTTCAGAGAGGACAAGCTTTAAGAAATGCTATGATAGAGGCGACTTTCCAATCGCCCTAGAGCACGACACAAAGGGGAACAAGATTGCTTGGAAAGTGGAAATCGAAAGGCTCGATTATCACCATTACCTTCCGCTTTTCTTCGAAGGATTATCCGAGATCTCGCATCCTTGCGAATTCTTCGCCCGACAAGGAGTCCACGACATGTTGGAGCATGGAGGAAATAAAGTTCTTCCCGTGATTCCGCAGCTTATAATTCCCATTAAAAAAGCGCTCAACATGCGAAATCGTAAGGTGATTTGTACCGTGCTCAAAGCCATACAGCACCTTGTTATCTCAGGTCAAATGATCGGCGAGGCCCTCGTCCCCTACTATAGGCAAatcctgccaattttaaacatcTTCAAGAACAAAAATATAAACTCTGGTGATGGAATCGACTACAGCCAACAAAAGAGGGAAAATGTTGGTGACTTGATTCAAGAAACACTGGAAGCTCTGGAAAAACATGGAGGGCCTGATGCTTTCATCAACATCAAGTACATGGTCCCGACTTACGAGTCTTGTATGTTAAATTAA